Below is a genomic region from Bacillus mycoides.
GTTGGTTAAATGGATATAAAAAGCAATATGGCTTTATTTTTGTCGATCATAATGATAACTTAAAACGTAAGAAGAAACTTTCGTTTCATTGGTATAAACATGTGATCGAAACGAGAGGAGAAGAGTTATAACAGATAAAAGAGTATTTTAGGAGAAAGTGTATGAGTGCAAAGTATAAACAAATTGCAGATGTGTTAGAGCAAAACATTCGAGATGGGCTTTTTAATGAAACGAAAAAATTACCTACAGAAGAAGCGTTGATGAATCGATTTGAAGTAAGCCGTAATACGATACGTAAAGTAATTAGTCAGCTTGTGAATAGAGGTTATATTTTTCAAGTGCAAGGTAGTGGTATGTTTTTACGTGAAACTTCTGTAACAGATTACATTAATTTAGGAAGTTTACGTGGATTAACGAAAAATCTCGTTTCACAAAATATTGAAACGAAAGTGCTAGAGATTGAAGTAATAGAGGCAAGTGAAGAGATAGTAGAACGGATGCAATGCGAGATTGGAACTAGGTTATATTTCTTGAAGCGCGTAAGAATTGTAGATGGGAAACCATTCTCTATTGAAGTAAGTTATTTCAAAAAAGATATCATTCCTTATTTGAATGAAGAAATAGCATTAAGTTCTGTATACAGTTATTTCATTGAGGATTTACGATTAAATATTGGCTTTGCCGATAAAGTTATTAGTTGTGAAAAAATAAATAAAGAAAATGCAAAGCTTTTAGAACTAAATGAAGGTGATCCAGCGCTTCTTATTGAAAATACAGTTTATCTTGTAAATGGAACAATTTTCGAGCTATCTCAATCAATGTTTCATTATGAAAAGACCAAACTTTTAAATCGAATTAATTTTAATTGAAAATGAATATAAGTAGCCTTGTAAAAAAGCAACTGGTCCTAAGTGAGCAGTTGCTTTTTATTTTTAAAGTGGATGAGCAAAAAAACACAAAAGTGGTTGGTCCGTTTTTTACAAACTTCTATTATGATAAGAGAAGAAAGGTAGTATTTTATTCATGCTTTAAAATAGACTGGCCTTAGAGAGGTGGAAGACAATGAGTTTTGCGATTTCACTAGTTGTTATTATTGTAGTTGTATCACTATTTGGGACCGTACTAGTCGCACGAAATGTAGAAGAGAATTACGGTAAGTCTACAAAGAGGAATGTAAAAAACTTATCTGCTATCTATATCATTCTTCTTTTAGGGCTTCTTGTGGGAGTTACTTGGTATGCGGTCGTTATTTTATAGAGTGTGTATATGATGAAGGAGTTAATGCATTGATGAAAAATGAGCGCCATGTTTTAGTTGTTTTCCCGCATCCAGATGATGAGTCGTATTGTGTGGCTGGCACAATTTTGGCTTATACGGAGCAGAAAGTCCCTCTTACCTATGTTTGCTTAACACTTGGTGAAATGGGGAGAGCGATGGGGAATCCACCTTTTGCAACTCGTGAATCTTTATATACAATTAGAGAGAAAGAGTTAAAGCGAGCTACAAATATTTTAGGGATTGAAGATTTACGTATGATGGGATATCGTGATAAAACTCTTGAATTTGAAGAGCCTGGAAAATTAAGAAGCTTGATTCAAAACTGTATTGAAGAATTGAATCCTTCTGTAGTTATTTCTTTCTATCCTGGGTATGCAGTTCATCCGGATCACGATGCAACAGGGGAAGCAGTAGTAGAGGTCTTAGCTAATATTTCGGAAAGTAAACGACCAGCCTTTTATGCTGTAGCTTTTTCGAAAAATCATGAAGACGAAATAGGACCTCCAGATTTTAAAAATGAAGTGAAAAAATATGTTTCGAAAAAATTGGAAGCATTACGAGCACATGCATCACAATTTACAACTAAAGTGGATGAGCTGGAAAGGGAGTATGAAGACGGTATTTCAGGCACAGTTGAGTGGTTAGAAAGAGAACCGTTTTGGATATATTCATTCAAAGATAAAAATATGTGATGCTACATCTGAAGGTGATGAATATGTATTTTGAATATAAGAATCGAAAGATTTTTTACAATATAGAAGGATCGGGTCCTGTCATATTGTTTTTACACGGTCTTGGAGGAAATTCGAATA
It encodes:
- a CDS encoding GntR family transcriptional regulator; amino-acid sequence: MSAKYKQIADVLEQNIRDGLFNETKKLPTEEALMNRFEVSRNTIRKVISQLVNRGYIFQVQGSGMFLRETSVTDYINLGSLRGLTKNLVSQNIETKVLEIEVIEASEEIVERMQCEIGTRLYFLKRVRIVDGKPFSIEVSYFKKDIIPYLNEEIALSSVYSYFIEDLRLNIGFADKVISCEKINKENAKLLELNEGDPALLIENTVYLVNGTIFELSQSMFHYEKTKLLNRINFN
- the bshB2 gene encoding bacillithiol biosynthesis deacetylase BshB2, with translation MKNERHVLVVFPHPDDESYCVAGTILAYTEQKVPLTYVCLTLGEMGRAMGNPPFATRESLYTIREKELKRATNILGIEDLRMMGYRDKTLEFEEPGKLRSLIQNCIEELNPSVVISFYPGYAVHPDHDATGEAVVEVLANISESKRPAFYAVAFSKNHEDEIGPPDFKNEVKKYVSKKLEALRAHASQFTTKVDELEREYEDGISGTVEWLEREPFWIYSFKDKNM